A window of Streptomyces armeniacus contains these coding sequences:
- a CDS encoding type I polyketide synthase, with protein sequence MSPGEADLVRPLPELLREHARHFGDAVAFEDRRTRLTYWELERRTGRLAGRLAELAGGRGERVAILLGNRVEAAESLLAVVRASAVGVPLDPGCPDAELAGFLDDSGARVLVTDRERLARLRPLLAGRPGLTVVAAGEEDTGRGEAADGFLGYEELARTRPHSPAPDDLGLDEVAWLLYSSGSSGAPKGVLSTQRNRLAPVAAGFAGVLGLSRHDRLLWPLPLHHAMSQVAAVLAVAATGASARFLPRFSVADVLGELRRTDAPFTLVGGVPTTYAELLDAVRAQEGGRLGTPALRACLSGGAPAGTEFRQAFEETCGVPFHEHYGSTEAGPVTMPALGDGTAAGSCGPVIPGTRVRVGGGSDGRDAGEGELWVSGPGVMAGYHRRPEATAEVLRDGWFRTGDLARIDASGELVITGRVGELILRGGKNVHPAEVEAVLRELPGVADAAVAGRPHPALGEVPVAYLVPEPATALDRGRILAACRTRLSAFKVPADLYELARVPRTASGKVRRHALEDEPARLLAPEPAGAPAPDALALVRAEAAAVLGCTADEVEPGTALRDLGLDSMTSTVLRERLSAATGLSLSAAVVFDFPTAAALAAHLRQRGVAAPYGSVPVRGGADRDDGDPVVIVGMACRYPGGVDSPERLWRLVADGVDAIGPFPADRGWDTEGLYDPDPGRAGRTYVLEGGFVAGADRFDAAFFGISPREALAMDPQHRLLLEVAWEAVERAGVDPRTLRGSPTGVYAGVMYSDYANRGAIPDHLEGYVGTGNAGSVASGRIAYTLGLEGPALTVDTACSSSLVALHLAAQALRRGECTHALAGGVTVMSGPSSFVEFSRQRALAPDGRCKAFGASADGTGWAEGAGMLLLCRLSEARRAGLPVLAAVPGSAVNQDGASNGLTAPHGPAQRRVIGQALADAGLAPADIDAVEAHGTGTRLGDVIEAEAFLAAYGQGAREHPLWLGSVKSNIGHTQAAAGVAGVIKTVQAMAHGTLPRTLHAEEPNPGVDWSSGTVSLLDKAVEWPRTGRPRRAGVSSFGISGTNAHVILEQAPEEDAPAGSDDGPDDDGAGLPVPFPVSARSAPGLRAQARRLHDRVAADPDARPADIGWSLATTRTAFEHRAVIVARDRRELLGSLRAVAEGRERPEVRTGGPRQNGRLVLLFAGESGQRPGTGQELYGLHAQYPAFRRSFDETCALLDPLLPTPLREVLSAAGDAQEGALLRSARYGQPALFALETALFRLLESWGVRPGLVAGHSAGEVAAAHAAGVLSLADACTLVAARGRLVDELPADGGTADVQDAFAAVAYGLAYAPPRLPLVSALSDRAATDEELYSPDFWVEHVRRPVRFAGTMAYLRERGATHCVEVGPDAVLTEQARDRLASPPPESDAAEPLVVPTLRGACPEPDALLDTVAALHAGGVPVDWRGVFAGRGPRRTALPTYAFQRRRYWLGPGTPPPPSGDSASAHPFLRSATPTADDDGLLLSGLLSLREQPWLAGHAVAGGVLLPATAFVDMALHAGGLAGTPVLAELTLTAPLPLAADGAVDVQLKVAGADGDGRRAVVCHARPHGAAGGRPWRLHATGTLAPPAPPGEKRAADGSWPPAGAVPLAVDGAGAPLDGAGLYERLARAGLEYGPAFRGLHAVWRLGDDLYAEVALPETTGREAPGFALHPALLDAALHTVALAGLTAQEAEAPEEGGGAVSLPFAFSGVRLHAAGARRLRVRVSAGADGRAGLELTDPAGAPVATVRTLALRPFRGAAPEAGVARGDCLFRTDWVHLPAPSASARAEADERAEVPEWGVLGGAGVRLRELLAPPGSGVPVYADVAAAGADAPSVVLAPCPPPGAADAGAEADAAAEAHRTAAWALALVQDWLAEPRLARSRLAVVTSGAAGPDSGETDIGSVPVWGLVRSALRENPGRFTLVDTDGHEDSVRALPALLAGAPEAETAVRRGEAYVPRLVPASGARSGGGSRGMAPEGTVLVTGGTGSLGMLIARHLVTAYGVRHLLLAGRRGSAAPGVAELCEELAESGARVTVEACDIADRTALAALLDGIPAAHPLTGVVHSAGVLDDGIVPELTPVRLDRVLRPKADAALALHELTKGRDLAMFALFSSVAGTFGSAGQANYAAANCVLDALARHRRQHGLAGTSVVWGPWRQSGGMTEHLKGTDVRRMTRSGFEPLGTDEGLALFDAAVGSDDAVLVAARLGAAAGQGAAAPYDGRSRAPERAPVAEAGGRGALSGRLAAAPPGEHGALLLAEVRTVAAEVLGHPEGESAIGADDVLADLGMDSLAAVELRNGLETATDLPLPSTLVFDFPTPRAVAAHLAERYAHEPAPEAAPAQSGAAEEQGAPDSLSALFRTACAQGKTWDGMALLTVASRFRTVFDLDEAPGAAPEAVTLASGGAGHRLICFPALSALSGPQEYTRLAHGLRGLRPVSALRHPGFRRGEALPATLGAFVSAQAAAVRTGAGGEPFVLLGRSAGGWAAQAVAERLAAEGSPPAAVVLVDTYPGESGGTEETLSPMTADMLHRAAESEPAEPDRLTAMAGYFGLFAGWEPVRAAAPTLVVRARDPLPGADPAPAWDLPHTEVTVPGDHFTVLETHSRTTALAVQDWLTALP encoded by the coding sequence ATGAGTCCAGGGGAAGCAGATCTCGTCAGGCCGCTGCCGGAGCTGCTCCGGGAGCACGCGCGGCACTTCGGCGACGCGGTCGCCTTCGAGGACCGGCGCACCCGGCTGACGTACTGGGAGCTGGAACGGCGGACGGGACGGCTGGCCGGCCGTCTGGCGGAGCTCGCCGGGGGGCGCGGCGAGCGCGTGGCCATCCTGCTCGGCAACCGGGTCGAGGCGGCCGAGAGCCTCCTCGCCGTGGTGCGGGCGAGCGCGGTGGGCGTGCCGCTCGACCCCGGCTGTCCGGACGCCGAGCTGGCCGGGTTCCTCGACGACAGCGGCGCCCGCGTGCTCGTCACCGACCGCGAACGGCTGGCGCGGCTGCGGCCGCTGCTGGCGGGGCGCCCCGGACTGACCGTGGTGGCCGCAGGCGAAGAGGACACCGGGCGCGGCGAAGCCGCCGACGGCTTCCTGGGCTACGAGGAGCTGGCGCGCACCCGTCCGCACTCGCCCGCGCCCGACGATCTCGGGCTCGACGAGGTGGCCTGGCTGCTCTACTCCTCCGGTTCCTCCGGCGCCCCCAAGGGCGTGCTCTCCACGCAGCGCAACCGTCTCGCGCCGGTCGCCGCGGGCTTCGCCGGCGTGCTCGGCCTGTCGCGGCACGACCGCCTGCTGTGGCCGCTGCCCCTGCACCACGCCATGAGCCAGGTGGCCGCCGTGCTCGCGGTGGCCGCGACGGGCGCGAGCGCACGCTTTCTGCCGCGCTTCTCCGTCGCGGACGTGCTCGGCGAACTGCGCCGTACGGACGCGCCGTTCACCCTCGTCGGCGGGGTGCCGACGACGTACGCCGAGCTCCTCGACGCGGTCCGCGCGCAGGAGGGCGGGCGTCTGGGCACGCCCGCGCTGCGTGCCTGTCTCAGCGGGGGCGCGCCGGCGGGCACCGAGTTCCGGCAGGCATTCGAGGAGACCTGCGGTGTCCCGTTCCACGAGCACTACGGCAGCACCGAGGCCGGTCCGGTCACCATGCCAGCGCTTGGCGACGGCACGGCCGCCGGCTCCTGCGGCCCCGTCATCCCGGGCACCCGCGTGCGCGTGGGCGGCGGCAGCGACGGACGGGACGCGGGCGAAGGCGAGTTGTGGGTCAGCGGGCCGGGGGTGATGGCCGGTTACCACCGCAGGCCCGAGGCGACCGCCGAGGTGCTGCGGGACGGCTGGTTCCGCACGGGCGACCTGGCGAGGATCGACGCCTCCGGTGAGCTCGTCATCACCGGCCGGGTCGGTGAACTGATCCTCCGCGGCGGCAAGAACGTCCACCCCGCCGAGGTGGAGGCGGTGCTGCGGGAGCTGCCCGGCGTCGCGGACGCCGCCGTGGCCGGCCGCCCGCACCCCGCGCTCGGCGAGGTGCCGGTCGCCTATCTGGTACCCGAGCCGGCCACGGCACTCGACCGGGGGCGGATCCTCGCGGCGTGCCGTACGCGCCTCTCGGCGTTCAAGGTGCCCGCCGACCTGTACGAGCTGGCGCGCGTCCCGCGTACGGCCTCGGGGAAGGTCCGGCGGCACGCGCTGGAGGACGAGCCCGCCCGGCTGCTGGCGCCGGAGCCCGCGGGCGCCCCGGCGCCGGACGCGCTGGCGCTCGTACGGGCGGAGGCCGCGGCCGTGCTCGGCTGCACGGCCGACGAGGTGGAGCCCGGCACGGCGCTGCGGGACCTGGGCCTGGACTCGATGACGTCGACCGTGCTGCGCGAGCGGCTGTCGGCGGCGACAGGCCTGTCGCTGTCCGCGGCCGTGGTCTTCGACTTCCCGACGGCTGCCGCGCTGGCCGCGCATCTGCGGCAGCGCGGAGTCGCGGCACCGTACGGGTCGGTGCCCGTGCGCGGCGGCGCGGACCGCGACGACGGCGACCCCGTGGTGATCGTGGGGATGGCCTGCCGCTATCCCGGCGGCGTGGATTCCCCCGAGCGGCTGTGGCGGCTGGTGGCGGACGGGGTGGACGCGATCGGTCCGTTCCCGGCCGACCGGGGCTGGGACACGGAAGGGCTGTACGACCCCGATCCGGGGCGGGCCGGCCGTACGTACGTGCTCGAGGGCGGTTTCGTCGCGGGCGCGGACCGGTTCGACGCGGCCTTCTTCGGGATCTCGCCCCGCGAGGCGCTGGCCATGGACCCGCAGCACCGGCTGCTGCTCGAGGTGGCGTGGGAGGCCGTCGAACGCGCCGGCGTGGACCCCCGTACGCTGCGCGGCTCGCCGACCGGTGTGTACGCCGGCGTGATGTACAGCGATTACGCGAACCGGGGCGCCATCCCGGACCACCTCGAGGGGTACGTCGGCACCGGCAACGCGGGCAGCGTCGCCTCCGGCCGTATCGCCTACACCCTGGGCCTGGAGGGGCCGGCGCTCACCGTCGACACGGCGTGCTCGTCGTCCCTGGTGGCCCTGCACCTGGCGGCGCAGGCGCTGCGCAGGGGCGAGTGCACCCACGCGCTGGCCGGCGGGGTCACGGTCATGTCGGGCCCTTCGTCGTTCGTCGAGTTCAGCAGGCAGCGCGCGCTGGCGCCGGACGGGCGCTGCAAGGCGTTCGGCGCGTCCGCCGACGGCACGGGGTGGGCCGAGGGCGCGGGCATGCTCCTGCTGTGCCGCCTGTCGGAGGCGCGCCGCGCCGGGCTCCCGGTGCTGGCCGCGGTGCCGGGCTCCGCCGTGAACCAGGATGGCGCGAGCAACGGGCTGACCGCGCCGCACGGCCCGGCGCAGCGGCGCGTGATCGGGCAGGCCCTGGCAGACGCGGGGCTGGCGCCCGCGGACATCGACGCGGTCGAGGCGCACGGCACGGGGACGCGGCTGGGCGACGTGATCGAGGCGGAGGCGTTCCTCGCGGCGTACGGGCAGGGGGCGCGGGAGCACCCGCTGTGGCTGGGCTCGGTCAAGTCGAACATCGGCCACACGCAGGCCGCCGCCGGGGTGGCCGGCGTCATCAAGACCGTGCAGGCGATGGCGCACGGGACGCTCCCCCGTACGCTGCACGCCGAGGAACCGAACCCCGGCGTCGACTGGTCGTCGGGCACAGTGTCGCTGCTGGACAAGGCGGTGGAGTGGCCCCGTACGGGGCGGCCGCGCCGCGCGGGGGTGTCGTCGTTCGGGATCAGCGGCACGAACGCGCACGTGATCCTCGAGCAGGCACCGGAGGAGGACGCGCCCGCCGGTTCCGACGACGGTCCCGACGACGACGGCGCCGGGCTGCCCGTGCCGTTCCCGGTGTCCGCCCGGAGCGCGCCCGGACTGCGGGCGCAGGCCCGCCGGTTGCACGACCGTGTGGCGGCCGATCCGGACGCACGGCCGGCGGACATCGGATGGTCGCTGGCCACGACCCGTACTGCCTTCGAGCACCGCGCCGTGATCGTGGCCCGCGACCGCCGGGAACTGCTCGGCTCCCTGCGGGCGGTGGCCGAGGGAAGGGAGCGGCCCGAGGTGCGTACGGGCGGGCCCCGGCAGAACGGGCGCCTCGTGCTCCTCTTCGCCGGGGAGAGCGGCCAACGGCCCGGAACGGGCCAGGAGTTGTACGGCCTGCACGCGCAGTACCCCGCCTTCCGCCGGTCGTTCGACGAGACCTGCGCGCTGCTCGACCCGCTGCTGCCGACGCCGTTACGGGAGGTGCTGTCCGCGGCGGGCGACGCGCAGGAGGGTGCGCTCCTGCGGTCGGCGCGGTACGGGCAGCCGGCGCTGTTCGCCCTGGAGACGGCCCTGTTCCGGCTGCTCGAGTCCTGGGGCGTACGCCCCGGCCTGGTGGCGGGCCACTCCGCCGGCGAGGTGGCCGCGGCCCACGCCGCCGGGGTGCTGTCCCTCGCGGACGCCTGCACCCTGGTGGCGGCGCGGGGCCGGCTGGTGGACGAGCTGCCCGCGGACGGCGGCACGGCGGACGTGCAGGACGCCTTCGCGGCGGTCGCGTACGGCCTCGCCTACGCACCTCCGCGACTGCCCCTGGTGTCCGCCCTGTCGGACCGTGCCGCCACCGACGAGGAGCTGTACTCGCCGGACTTCTGGGTGGAGCACGTACGCCGCCCGGTCCGCTTCGCCGGCACGATGGCGTATCTGCGGGAGCGCGGCGCGACGCACTGCGTGGAGGTGGGCCCGGACGCGGTGCTCACGGAGCAGGCGCGTGACCGCCTCGCGTCGCCGCCGCCGGAGTCGGACGCCGCCGAGCCCCTCGTCGTACCGACGCTGCGCGGCGCGTGCCCGGAGCCGGACGCGCTGCTCGACACCGTGGCCGCGCTGCACGCGGGCGGCGTGCCCGTGGACTGGCGGGGCGTGTTCGCGGGGCGCGGGCCGCGGCGTACGGCGCTGCCCACGTACGCGTTCCAGCGCCGCCGCTACTGGCTCGGTCCGGGCACGCCTCCGCCTCCCTCCGGCGACTCCGCTTCCGCGCACCCCTTTCTCCGGTCGGCCACGCCGACGGCGGACGACGACGGCCTCCTGCTGAGCGGGCTGCTGTCGCTGCGCGAGCAGCCGTGGCTGGCAGGCCACGCGGTGGCGGGCGGCGTGCTGCTGCCCGCGACCGCGTTCGTCGACATGGCCCTGCACGCCGGCGGCCTGGCGGGGACGCCCGTACTCGCCGAACTCACCCTGACCGCGCCCCTGCCGCTCGCCGCGGACGGGGCCGTCGACGTACAGCTGAAGGTCGCCGGGGCGGACGGCGACGGGCGGCGGGCCGTAGTCTGCCACGCGCGCCCGCACGGCGCGGCGGGCGGGCGGCCGTGGCGCCTGCACGCCACCGGGACGCTCGCGCCGCCCGCGCCGCCGGGCGAGAAGCGGGCGGCGGACGGGAGTTGGCCTCCCGCGGGCGCCGTGCCGCTGGCCGTGGACGGAGCGGGCGCGCCTCTGGACGGCGCCGGGCTCTACGAGCGGCTGGCCCGCGCCGGGCTGGAGTACGGCCCCGCCTTCCGGGGCCTGCACGCGGTCTGGCGGCTCGGGGACGACCTGTACGCCGAGGTCGCCCTGCCCGAGACCACCGGGCGGGAAGCGCCCGGTTTCGCCCTGCATCCCGCGCTGCTGGACGCCGCGCTGCACACGGTGGCGCTCGCCGGTCTGACGGCGCAGGAGGCGGAGGCGCCGGAGGAGGGCGGCGGCGCGGTGTCGCTGCCGTTCGCCTTCAGCGGCGTACGCCTGCACGCGGCCGGCGCGCGGCGGCTGCGCGTACGGGTGTCCGCGGGCGCGGACGGCCGGGCCGGACTGGAGCTGACCGACCCCGCGGGCGCACCCGTCGCGACGGTCCGCACGCTGGCCCTGCGGCCCTTCCGGGGTGCCGCACCGGAGGCCGGAGTGGCGCGCGGCGACTGCCTGTTCCGTACGGACTGGGTACACCTGCCGGCCCCGTCCGCCTCCGCGCGCGCGGAGGCGGACGAGCGCGCGGAGGTGCCCGAGTGGGGCGTGCTGGGCGGCGCGGGCGTACGGCTGCGGGAGCTGCTGGCTCCGCCCGGTTCCGGCGTCCCGGTGTACGCGGACGTGGCGGCGGCGGGCGCTGACGCGCCGTCCGTCGTGCTCGCCCCCTGCCCGCCCCCGGGAGCTGCCGACGCAGGCGCCGAGGCGGACGCAGCGGCCGAAGCGCACCGTACGGCGGCCTGGGCGCTGGCGCTGGTGCAGGACTGGCTCGCGGAGCCGCGCCTGGCGCGCTCCCGCCTCGCCGTCGTCACCTCCGGCGCCGCCGGCCCGGACTCCGGGGAGACGGACATCGGTTCGGTGCCGGTGTGGGGGCTGGTCCGCTCGGCCCTGCGGGAGAACCCGGGCCGCTTCACGCTCGTCGACACGGACGGCCACGAGGACTCCGTACGCGCGCTGCCCGCGCTCCTGGCGGGCGCTCCGGAGGCGGAGACGGCCGTGCGCCGGGGCGAGGCGTACGTGCCGCGGCTGGTCCCCGCGTCCGGAGCACGCTCCGGCGGAGGCTCCCGCGGGATGGCTCCCGAGGGTACCGTCCTGGTCACCGGGGGAACCGGCTCGCTGGGCATGCTGATCGCCCGGCACCTCGTCACCGCATACGGCGTCCGCCACCTGCTGCTCGCGGGGCGGCGCGGCTCGGCGGCGCCCGGCGTCGCCGAACTGTGCGAGGAGCTGGCCGAGTCGGGGGCGCGGGTGACCGTCGAGGCGTGCGACATCGCCGACCGTACGGCGCTCGCCGCCCTGCTCGACGGGATTCCGGCGGCGCATCCGCTGACGGGTGTGGTGCACAGCGCGGGCGTACTGGACGACGGGATCGTCCCGGAGCTCACCCCCGTACGCCTCGACCGCGTGCTGCGGCCCAAGGCGGACGCCGCCCTCGCCCTGCACGAGCTGACCAAGGGCCGCGACCTGGCGATGTTCGCGCTGTTCTCCTCGGTGGCCGGCACGTTCGGCTCGGCCGGGCAGGCCAACTACGCGGCGGCGAACTGCGTTCTGGACGCCCTGGCGCGCCACCGCAGGCAGCACGGCCTGGCCGGTACGTCGGTCGTCTGGGGTCCGTGGCGGCAGAGCGGCGGCATGACGGAACATCTGAAGGGCACGGATGTGCGGCGGATGACGCGTTCCGGGTTCGAGCCGCTCGGCACGGACGAGGGCCTCGCGCTGTTCGACGCCGCCGTCGGAAGCGACGACGCGGTCCTGGTGGCGGCTCGGCTCGGCGCCGCGGCCGGGCAGGGCGCGGCCGCCCCGTACGACGGGCGGTCCCGCGCACCGGAGCGGGCGCCCGTCGCGGAGGCCGGCGGCCGGGGCGCGCTGAGCGGGCGGCTGGCCGCCGCGCCTCCCGGCGAGCACGGTGCTCTGCTCCTCGCGGAGGTGCGGACGGTGGCGGCCGAGGTGCTCGGGCATCCCGAGGGCGAGTCCGCGATCGGCGCGGACGACGTCCTGGCGGACCTGGGCATGGACTCGCTGGCCGCCGTCGAACTGCGCAACGGCCTTGAGACGGCGACGGATCTGCCGCTGCCCTCCACGCTGGTGTTCGACTTCCCCACCCCTCGCGCGGTGGCCGCCCACCTGGCGGAGCGGTACGCGCACGAGCCGGCCCCGGAGGCAGCGCCTGCCCAATCCGGCGCGGCGGAGGAACAGGGCGCCCCGGACTCGCTCTCCGCCCTCTTCCGTACGGCCTGCGCGCAGGGGAAGACGTGGGACGGGATGGCGCTGCTCACCGTCGCGTCCCGCTTCCGTACGGTGTTCGATCTCGACGAGGCTCCCGGTGCGGCGCCCGAGGCCGTGACGCTCGCGTCGGGCGGCGCGGGCCACCGGCTGATCTGCTTCCCGGCGCTCAGCGCGCTCTCGGGCCCGCAGGAGTACACGCGCCTCGCCCACGGCCTGCGGGGCTTGCGGCCGGTCTCGGCGCTGCGGCATCCCGGATTCCGCCGCGGGGAGGCGCTGCCGGCCACCCTCGGCGCGTTCGTCTCGGCTCAGGCCGCGGCCGTCCGTACGGGTGCGGGCGGCGAGCCGTTCGTCCTGCTGGGGCGTTCGGCGGGCGGCTGGGCGGCGCAGGCCGTGGCCGAACGGCTGGCAGCGGAGGGCTCCCCGCCGGCCGCCGTCGTACTCGTGGACACCTACCCCGGCGAGAGCGGCGGCACCGAGGAGACGCTTTCCCCGATGACGGCGGACATGCTGCACAGGGCGGCGGAGTCCGAGCCCGCCGAACCGGACCGGCTCACCGCCATGGCCGGGTACTTCGGCCTGTTCGCCGGCTGGGAGCCCGTACGGGCGGCGGCCCCCACCCTCGTCGTACGGGCCCGCGACCCGCTGCCCGGCGCCGATCCCGCACCGGCGTGGGACCTGCCGCACACAGAAGTCACCGTGCCGGGCGACCACTTCACCGTGCTGGAGACCCACTCCCGCACGACAGCGCTCGCCGTCCAGGACTGGCTGACCGCCCTGCCCTGA
- a CDS encoding NAD(P)-binding domain-containing protein yields the protein MNEGVRTTEAVVIGAGQAGLSSAYHLRRNGLEPGRDFVVLDHSPRPGGAWQFRWPSLTYGKVHGMHALPGMELTGADPGRPSAEVIGEYFAAYESAFGLRVQRPVDVTAVRDAPEDGPGRLRVETRSGAWSARAVISATGTWDRPFWPRVPGQETFLGRQLHTAQYPGPGSDVFAGRRVVVVGGGTSAVQHLLEIGGVAAATTWVTRRPPVFREGPFGEYEGRAAVAMVEERVRDGLPPRSVVSVTGLPLTEAVREGRASGLLERLPMFDRVTPEGVVWADGRTAGADTILWATGFRPVIAHLVPLRLREPGGGVRLDGTRAVRDPRVHLVGYGPSASTIGANRAGRSAAREVRRLLDGEAAGDGAPVRELTAAA from the coding sequence ATGAACGAGGGAGTGCGCACGACGGAGGCAGTGGTCATCGGCGCCGGGCAGGCGGGCCTGTCCAGCGCCTACCATCTGCGCCGCAACGGTCTCGAGCCCGGCCGCGACTTCGTGGTCCTGGACCACTCGCCGCGGCCGGGCGGCGCGTGGCAGTTCCGGTGGCCGTCGCTGACGTACGGCAAGGTGCACGGGATGCACGCGCTGCCCGGCATGGAGCTGACCGGCGCCGACCCCGGCCGGCCGTCCGCCGAGGTGATCGGTGAGTACTTCGCCGCGTACGAGAGCGCCTTCGGGCTCCGCGTACAGCGCCCGGTCGACGTGACCGCCGTACGCGACGCCCCGGAGGACGGTCCGGGGCGGCTGCGCGTCGAGACGCGTTCCGGCGCCTGGTCGGCGCGCGCCGTGATCAGTGCGACGGGCACCTGGGACCGCCCGTTCTGGCCGCGCGTCCCGGGGCAGGAGACGTTCCTCGGGCGGCAGCTGCACACCGCGCAGTACCCCGGGCCCGGCTCGGACGTGTTCGCCGGGCGGCGGGTGGTCGTGGTGGGCGGCGGTACGTCGGCCGTGCAGCACCTGCTGGAGATCGGCGGGGTGGCGGCGGCCACGACGTGGGTGACGCGGCGGCCGCCGGTGTTCCGCGAGGGGCCGTTCGGCGAGTACGAGGGCCGGGCCGCCGTCGCCATGGTCGAGGAGCGGGTACGGGACGGGCTGCCGCCGCGCAGCGTCGTGTCCGTGACGGGCCTGCCGCTGACCGAGGCAGTGCGCGAGGGCCGCGCCAGCGGGCTGCTGGAGCGGCTGCCGATGTTCGACCGCGTCACACCCGAGGGCGTCGTCTGGGCGGACGGCCGTACCGCAGGAGCCGACACCATCCTGTGGGCCACCGGCTTCCGGCCCGTCATCGCGCACCTCGTACCGCTGCGGCTGCGCGAACCGGGCGGCGGCGTCCGGCTGGACGGCACCCGCGCGGTCCGCGACCCCCGGGTCCACCTGGTCGGGTACGGGCCGTCGGCGAGCACCATCGGCGCCAACCGTGCGGGCCGGTCGGCGGCCCGGGAGGTCCGGCGGCTGCTGGACGGGGAGGCCGCCGGGGACGGGGCGCCCGTACGGGAGCTGACGGCGGCGGCGTAA
- a CDS encoding bifunctional phosphatase PAP2/diacylglycerol kinase family protein: protein MSTPASPARRRAATLPGAVRRIPHAHRVGAWDHGTFHRVAVRHWPGGERVLPGLSRAANHGVLWYAVAAGIAVAGTPKARRAAVRGVASLAVASGAVNTLGKRAVRRARPLVDTVPVIRRLHRQPVTTSFPSGHAASAAAFATGVALESPRWGAAVAPVAAAVAFSRVYTGVHYPGDVLAGAAIGVGAAFAVRGIAPTRSQLPAPARPLADAPALREGEGLVLVANVASGQRVPEHAPTGRDARGEDAAEAGGPVEAGGSPAGSAALTAVRAALPEAEIVVCDPASAPLHEALEKAAARAAALGGALGVLGGDGTVNTAAAIAVRHGLPLAVLPGGTRNHFAYDLGIETAVDACRAVAAGDAVAVDVARFTPGRGHGPAGYFLNTFSLGSYPELVRIRERWAPRIGAWPAGVVAAVRVLRTSGPVEAGLGGRQRPLWQLFVGNCAYRGLGLAPVRRHDLADGLLDVRVVRGGRWARTRLFTAALTSVVDRSPVHSTTRLRRLRITDIPPGTLLAYDGEVAEAPAELFLDKRHEALTVYRPLPG from the coding sequence ATGAGCACACCGGCCAGCCCTGCTCGCCGCCGCGCCGCCACCCTGCCCGGCGCCGTACGCCGGATCCCGCACGCGCACCGCGTCGGCGCCTGGGACCACGGCACGTTCCACCGCGTGGCCGTACGGCACTGGCCGGGCGGCGAACGCGTCCTGCCCGGTCTGAGCCGGGCCGCGAACCACGGCGTCCTGTGGTACGCCGTTGCCGCCGGGATCGCCGTCGCCGGCACGCCGAAGGCGCGGCGGGCCGCCGTACGCGGTGTCGCATCGCTGGCCGTCGCCTCCGGCGCCGTGAACACCCTCGGCAAGCGGGCGGTACGCCGCGCGCGTCCGCTGGTGGACACCGTGCCGGTGATACGCCGCCTGCACCGGCAGCCGGTGACCACGTCCTTCCCGTCCGGGCACGCGGCCTCGGCGGCGGCGTTCGCGACCGGGGTGGCGCTGGAGTCGCCGCGCTGGGGCGCGGCGGTCGCGCCGGTGGCGGCGGCGGTGGCGTTCTCCCGCGTGTACACGGGCGTGCACTACCCCGGCGACGTACTCGCGGGTGCGGCGATCGGGGTGGGCGCCGCGTTCGCCGTACGCGGCATCGCGCCCACCCGCTCCCAACTGCCCGCCCCGGCCCGGCCGCTGGCGGACGCGCCCGCGCTGCGTGAGGGCGAGGGGCTGGTGCTGGTGGCGAACGTGGCCTCCGGGCAGCGCGTGCCGGAGCACGCCCCCACGGGGCGGGACGCCAGGGGGGAGGACGCTGCGGAAGCGGGCGGGCCCGTCGAGGCGGGTGGCAGCCCTGCCGGGAGCGCTGCCCTGACGGCCGTCCGCGCGGCCCTCCCGGAGGCCGAGATCGTCGTCTGCGACCCGGCGTCGGCCCCGCTCCACGAGGCGCTGGAGAAGGCGGCGGCTCGCGCCGCCGCGCTGGGCGGCGCCCTCGGCGTGCTCGGCGGCGACGGGACCGTCAACACGGCCGCCGCGATCGCCGTACGGCACGGGCTGCCGCTCGCGGTCCTGCCCGGCGGCACGCGGAACCACTTCGCGTACGACCTCGGCATCGAGACCGCCGTCGACGCCTGCCGGGCCGTGGCCGCGGGCGATGCCGTCGCCGTCGACGTCGCCCGCTTCACACCCGGCCGCGGCCACGGGCCGGCCGGGTACTTCCTCAACACCTTCAGCCTCGGCTCGTACCCCGAACTCGTGCGCATACGCGAACGCTGGGCGCCCAGGATCGGCGCCTGGCCCGCAGGTGTGGTGGCCGCCGTGCGCGTCCTGCGCACGTCGGGGCCCGTGGAGGCCGGACTGGGCGGACGGCAGCGCCCGCTGTGGCAGCTGTTCGTGGGCAACTGCGCCTACCGCGGCCTCGGCCTGGCGCCCGTACGGAGGCACGACCTGGCCGACGGGCTGCTCGACGTACGGGTGGTGCGCGGCGGGCGGTGGGCCCGTACGCGGCTGTTCACGGCGGCGCTGACGAGCGTCGTGGACCGTTCGCCGGTGCACAGTACGACGCGGCTGCGGCGGCTGCGGATCACCGACATCCCGCCCGGCACGCTGCTCGCGTACGACGGCGAGGTCGCCGAGGCGCCCGCCGAACTGTTCCTCGACAAGCGCCACGAGGCGCTGACCGTCTACCGGCCACTGCCGGGCTGA
- a CDS encoding YjbQ family protein yields MTDALRTHVLDLTTGTDETVADLTRDCAAFLERVAAGRDGLLNVFVPHATAGVAVLETGAGSDDDLLAALRDLLPADDRWRHRHGSHGHGRDHVLPALVPPHATLPVLNGRLELGTWQSVCLVDTNRDNPHRQVRLSFLG; encoded by the coding sequence ATGACCGACGCACTTCGGACCCACGTCCTCGACCTCACCACCGGCACGGACGAGACCGTCGCCGACCTGACCCGGGACTGCGCCGCGTTCCTCGAACGGGTCGCAGCCGGGCGCGACGGGCTGCTCAACGTGTTCGTGCCGCACGCCACCGCCGGCGTGGCCGTCCTGGAGACCGGCGCCGGCAGCGACGACGACCTGCTCGCCGCCCTCCGCGACCTGCTGCCCGCCGACGACCGCTGGCGGCACCGGCACGGCAGCCACGGCCACGGCCGCGACCACGTGCTCCCCGCGCTCGTACCCCCGCACGCCACCCTGCCGGTGCTGAACGGGCGGCTGGAGCTGGGCACCTGGCAGTCCGTCTGCCTCGTCGACACCAACCGGGACAACCCGCACCGGCAGGTGCGGCTGAGCTTCCTCGGGTAG